One part of the Bacillus sp. FJAT-27916 genome encodes these proteins:
- a CDS encoding phosphatidate cytidylyltransferase: MKQRIITAVIAMALFLPILIYGNLPFLFLIYAMATIALYELIKMKKLPLMTISTLLSFLMLWVLLIPDEFDSFFSMIQYDKMDLFIIGAFLLLIVTVISKNAFTYDDAAFLLLSVLYIGISFYYFYHTRAGEAGLATILFVLVTIWVTDSGAYFVGRSLGKRKLWPEISPNKTVEGFFGGITCAIIASILFYFFNVLDYNIGKMIIVALLIAVFGQLGDLVQSAYKRHYGVKDAGNILPGHGGILDRFDSLLFVLPILHFFIF, translated from the coding sequence ATGAAACAAAGAATTATTACGGCAGTCATTGCAATGGCCTTGTTTTTGCCAATCTTAATCTATGGAAATCTGCCTTTTCTGTTCTTAATTTACGCGATGGCTACCATTGCGCTTTATGAACTGATTAAGATGAAGAAGCTCCCGTTGATGACGATATCTACCCTGTTGTCATTCCTGATGCTATGGGTATTGCTCATTCCGGATGAGTTTGATTCGTTCTTTTCGATGATTCAATATGACAAAATGGATTTATTCATTATTGGCGCATTCTTGCTGCTAATTGTCACGGTTATCTCCAAAAATGCTTTCACATATGATGATGCGGCATTTTTACTGCTGTCAGTACTATACATAGGAATTTCCTTTTATTATTTCTACCATACGAGAGCAGGAGAAGCAGGACTTGCGACAATCTTATTTGTACTCGTCACAATCTGGGTAACGGATTCAGGTGCTTATTTCGTCGGCCGTTCACTTGGAAAAAGGAAGCTTTGGCCTGAGATTAGCCCGAACAAAACGGTTGAAGGGTTCTTTGGCGGAATTACATGTGCGATAATTGCATCGATTTTGTTCTATTTCTTCAATGTATTGGATTACAATATAGGTAAGATGATTATTGTCGCGCTCTTGATTGCCGTTTTCGGCCAATTAGGCGACCTTGTGCAATCTGCTTATAAAAGACATTATGGTGTGAAGGATGCCGGCAATATATTGCCGGGTCATGGCGGAATATTGGACAGGTTTGACAGCTTGCTGTTTGTCCTGCCAATCCTGCACTTCTTCATCTTTTAA
- a CDS encoding isoprenyl transferase, translated as MFRWKKEKKKEDQLTINERMERVKQGEVPEHIAIIMDGNGRWAKKRALPRIAGHHEGMKTVRRTTKLANELGVKVLTVYAFSTENWKRPKDEVDYLLRLPEEFLGTFLPELIEENVRVQIMGDQKRLPLHTVKAVSTALEKTKDNDGLVLNFALNYGSRAEILEGIKQAAKDIEDGKLTAEDLSEDRFSSYLMTSGMKDPDLLIRTSGEIRLSNFMLWQLAYTEFYFTDVLWPDFDADHFIDALEVFQGRSRRFGGV; from the coding sequence GAAAAAAAGAAAGAAGACCAGCTGACCATAAATGAACGAATGGAACGCGTTAAGCAAGGAGAGGTACCGGAGCATATTGCCATCATCATGGACGGGAATGGAAGATGGGCTAAAAAACGTGCATTACCACGAATTGCCGGCCACCATGAAGGAATGAAGACGGTTAGAAGGACAACCAAGCTAGCTAATGAGCTGGGTGTAAAAGTATTGACCGTATATGCTTTTTCCACAGAGAACTGGAAACGACCAAAGGATGAAGTCGATTATTTACTTCGGCTGCCTGAAGAGTTTCTCGGGACCTTTCTGCCAGAGCTGATTGAGGAGAATGTAAGGGTCCAAATAATGGGCGACCAAAAACGGCTGCCTTTGCATACGGTTAAGGCGGTTTCGACAGCGCTTGAAAAGACGAAGGATAATGATGGGCTTGTGCTGAATTTTGCCCTGAACTACGGAAGCCGTGCTGAAATTCTTGAAGGAATTAAGCAGGCTGCCAAGGATATAGAAGATGGGAAGCTTACAGCTGAAGATCTATCTGAGGACCGTTTTTCAAGCTACTTAATGACGAGCGGCATGAAGGATCCTGATCTTTTAATCCGTACAAGCGGAGAGATTCGGTTGAGCAATTTCATGCTCTGGCAGCTCGCATATACAGAATTTTATTTCACGGACGTACTATGGCCGGATTTTGATGCTGATCATTTCATTGATGCTTTGGAAGTATTTCAAGGACGTTCAAGAAGGTTTGGCGGAGTCTAA